TTTTGGGCAATTTCTAATAATTCACTTAGTTCCATTTTGCCACCATTCTCCCACTTTTTCGCAAACCGATTCCGGGGTTTGATTACCTAAAATAGCACCATCAAACACTACCGCAGGGGCAATTCCACAAGCCCCCAAACATCTAGCCGTCATCAAAGAAATTTGACCATTTGCGGTAGTTTCTCCTGCGTGAATTTGCGTAATTTTTTCCAACTGGGTTAAGATCGCCGTTGAGCCTTTGACATAACAAGCTGTACCCGTACAAACCACACAATTATGAACCCCTTTCGGTGCTAGGGAAAACAAATGATAGAAAGTAGCCACTCCATAAACGCGACTAGGTGGCAACTTCAGACTATGGGAAATGTACAGCAATAAATCCAGTTCTAAATAACCAAATAATTCAGAAGCCCGATGCAGAATTTCAATAAGTGCATCTTGTTGATATTGATGACGCTTAATAGTTGCGTCTAACATCTTTAAACGCTTGTCTCCACTGGGATGAGTTAAAGAAGGTGGAACTGATGTTTTCATATTTTTTCACAAAATCCATTAGACATCTCCAAAAATTAAATATGCCTATCCTAGAACCCTTGTAGAGACGTTCCATGGAACGTCTCTACTTTTCTGGAGATGTATATTAACTTATCCGTCTTTATCTGCGTTCATCTGCGGTTAATAATTCTGGAAATCTGATTCTATGCAGCCTCATCTAGCATTACTTACTAACTGTAAGTAGGTGAACACAATAAAACCAAACTGTGTAAAGAAATGTAAAATCGCCCAAACCCTCTTCACTCTTGCCTCTTGCATGAGTGCCTTTTGCCTTGCCATAACGACAATTTTCAACACCAACCTACTTAGTAGCTGCTGAAGAAACATTTGCCGCTTGGGAACTCATAGGAATATGGACAATCTGCACTGAACAAGGTGCATGATGTAAAACATAATTACTCACACTACCGAGAAAAAATTCCGCCAGTCCAGAACGTCCCCGTCTTCCCATGATAATTAAGTCAGCATTCCAGTCAGTGGCTAATTCACAAATCATTCGTCCTGGACTACCAGTATTTTGGGTAAATTCTGTATTAACACCAGATGTATTAGCTTGGGCGCTCCATGACTGTAACATTTGCCAACCTTCGTTTTTAAATTTTTCCCAATGCTCTTGGTATAATTTAAAACTTTGCTCGTTCCAACCGGGATAGTAGTCAATATTGGGGAAAACCAGTGCCTCTGGACTACCTTCCTCTTCCTGTGATAAAACGTGCAGTAACATTAAATTCGCAGATGTGATCTTGGCTAAAGATAAAGCTTGC
The DNA window shown above is from Anabaena sp. WA102 and carries:
- the hoxE gene encoding bidirectional hydrogenase complex protein HoxE encodes the protein MKTSVPPSLTHPSGDKRLKMLDATIKRHQYQQDALIEILHRASELFGYLELDLLLYISHSLKLPPSRVYGVATFYHLFSLAPKGVHNCVVCTGTACYVKGSTAILTQLEKITQIHAGETTANGQISLMTARCLGACGIAPAVVFDGAILGNQTPESVCEKVGEWWQNGTK
- a CDS encoding universal stress protein; amino-acid sequence: MFKKILVAVDRSDMSIKVFEQALSLAKITSANLMLLHVLSQEEEGSPEALVFPNIDYYPGWNEQSFKLYQEHWEKFKNEGWQMLQSWSAQANTSGVNTEFTQNTGSPGRMICELATDWNADLIIMGRRGRSGLAEFFLGSVSNYVLHHAPCSVQIVHIPMSSQAANVSSAATK